In one Hymenobacter sp. DG25B genomic region, the following are encoded:
- a CDS encoding PstS family phosphate ABC transporter substrate-binding protein, protein MMNSPTSLRALGMALAAGFCVLSGCNQGGPSGAANDDTPTSGSVAIAVDATFEPIVKSQVDTFHKLYQYAKISARYEPEANAMQDLLNDKVRLAVVTRELTAEEKAAFDRKKLFPRTTHIATDGLAIIVHPSNPDTLLTMEQLRGIFSGQTKQWQQVNRKNKLGDITVVFDSNNSSTSRYMQDSVTKGTPLAKGAFASESNPALLDYVATHPKAIGVIGVNWISDQDDKEVRGFLEKIRVVGISTSARPQKTDEYVQPYQAYLALKTYPLRRNVYVISREARAGLGTGFASFVAGTKGQLIILKSGLVPAIGQTRIVNTTPN, encoded by the coding sequence ATGATGAATAGTCCTACTTCGCTGCGGGCCCTGGGCATGGCCCTGGCCGCTGGCTTTTGTGTACTGTCGGGCTGTAATCAGGGCGGACCCTCCGGGGCAGCCAACGACGATACCCCCACCAGCGGCAGTGTAGCCATTGCCGTTGATGCCACCTTTGAGCCCATTGTGAAGTCACAGGTAGATACCTTTCACAAGCTCTATCAGTATGCCAAAATCAGCGCCCGGTATGAGCCCGAGGCTAATGCCATGCAGGACCTGCTGAACGATAAAGTTCGTTTGGCTGTTGTAACCCGTGAATTGACGGCTGAAGAGAAGGCGGCATTTGACCGCAAGAAGTTATTTCCGCGTACCACGCACATTGCCACCGATGGCTTAGCCATTATCGTGCACCCATCCAACCCGGATACGCTTCTCACGATGGAGCAGCTGCGGGGTATCTTTAGTGGCCAGACCAAGCAGTGGCAGCAGGTAAACCGAAAAAATAAGCTGGGAGATATTACGGTCGTTTTCGACTCGAATAACTCCAGCACCAGCCGTTACATGCAGGATTCGGTTACGAAGGGTACGCCTTTGGCTAAAGGAGCCTTCGCCTCTGAGTCGAACCCGGCCCTGCTGGATTACGTTGCTACGCACCCCAAGGCTATTGGCGTGATTGGGGTAAACTGGATTAGCGACCAGGATGACAAGGAAGTGCGTGGCTTTTTGGAGAAAATACGGGTCGTGGGCATCAGTACATCAGCCCGGCCCCAGAAAACCGATGAGTACGTACAACCTTACCAAGCCTACTTAGCGTTGAAGACGTACCCGTTGCGGCGCAACGTATATGTTATCAGCCGGGAGGCCCGCGCCGGACTTGGCACCGGTTTTGCATCCTTCGTTGCCGGGACCAAAGGCCAGCTCATTATTCTCAAATCCGGGCTGGTACCGGCCATTGGCCAAACGCGCATCGTGAACACGACGCCCAATTAA
- a CDS encoding energy transducer TonB, protein MNTAQLQTASLDDMIFEGRNKAYGAYLLRRLYHRHLATAITIATTLFALLIATPLVVQYLFPPVVIVPELPIPDEGTVISRFDFPKSPPAASVQPVVRPQQDIPTKVVKTLTKVVPPVEDQRVIPAQDGPVGNVSGTAATDSGAGTGSPGGIDSGMVTAPVTAPAKPFTYAEVMPEFAGGSKALQAYLQRHLRFPGQAIRNQVSGRVYVAFTVGIDGAISDVEIVKALGYGTGEEAERVVRAMPDWTPGRQNGQNVPVRYTLPITFQFE, encoded by the coding sequence ATGAACACCGCACAATTGCAGACTGCGTCTCTGGACGACATGATCTTTGAGGGCCGTAACAAAGCCTACGGCGCTTACCTGCTCCGGCGCCTGTACCACCGCCACCTGGCCACGGCCATTACCATTGCCACTACCCTATTTGCGCTGCTGATAGCTACGCCTCTGGTAGTTCAGTATCTGTTTCCTCCGGTGGTTATTGTGCCCGAGCTGCCTATTCCGGATGAAGGCACGGTAATCAGCAGATTCGACTTTCCCAAAAGCCCACCGGCAGCCAGTGTACAGCCGGTGGTGCGCCCACAGCAGGACATCCCCACCAAAGTGGTAAAAACACTAACTAAAGTGGTGCCCCCAGTGGAAGACCAGCGAGTAATTCCGGCACAGGATGGCCCGGTGGGTAATGTATCGGGCACGGCCGCTACGGATTCCGGCGCGGGCACTGGCAGCCCCGGCGGCATAGATTCTGGTATGGTTACGGCCCCTGTTACGGCCCCGGCCAAGCCATTCACCTACGCGGAAGTAATGCCGGAATTTGCCGGCGGCTCTAAAGCCTTACAAGCCTATTTGCAGCGCCATCTGCGTTTCCCTGGCCAGGCCATCCGGAATCAGGTGTCCGGCCGCGTGTACGTGGCTTTTACAGTAGGCATTGATGGGGCTATTTCCGATGTAGAAATAGTAAAGGCCCTGGGCTATGGCACCGGCGAAGAAGCGGAGCGAGTGGTTCGCGCCATGCCAGACTGGACGCCGGGCCGGCAGAACGGGCAGAATGTGCCCGTGCGCTACACTCTTCCCATTACCTTTCAATTTGAATAA
- a CDS encoding energy transducer TonB, with protein MMDNSQIARASLNDLVFEGRNKAYGAYVLRRLYNRHVTRALLIAVALFALLVFIPTIARMFSSNEVVDDEKMLKENVLMEAPPLDQTKPPPPPPPPDAPPPPPPKLSTIKFTPPVVKKDEEVRKVEEIPDQKELEDKVVSTVTVKGNTDNPNLEGLEGEGNAVVADVVDTKVYTYVEQMPVFPGGQEALLQYIGKNIKYPAMALRNQIEGKVFVQFTVNPEGQVQDVKVTKPLGGGTDEEAVRVIKTLPRFSPGKQNGRAVSVSYTVPVTFAIR; from the coding sequence ATGATGGATAACTCTCAAATAGCGCGTGCGAGTCTTAATGATCTTGTATTTGAAGGCCGCAATAAAGCCTACGGGGCTTATGTGCTGCGCCGTCTGTACAACCGTCACGTCACGCGCGCCCTTCTCATCGCCGTTGCGCTGTTTGCCCTGTTGGTATTTATACCAACCATTGCCCGCATGTTTAGCAGCAATGAGGTAGTAGATGACGAGAAGATGCTGAAGGAAAACGTCCTGATGGAGGCACCTCCACTGGACCAGACCAAACCACCACCACCACCACCGCCACCAGACGCGCCACCACCACCACCACCCAAGCTTTCCACCATCAAATTCACGCCTCCGGTAGTGAAGAAAGATGAGGAAGTACGGAAGGTGGAGGAAATTCCAGATCAGAAGGAACTGGAAGATAAGGTAGTGTCTACGGTTACCGTGAAAGGCAACACCGACAACCCCAACTTAGAGGGCTTAGAAGGTGAAGGCAACGCGGTAGTAGCTGACGTGGTAGATACGAAAGTGTATACCTATGTAGAACAGATGCCGGTATTCCCCGGCGGTCAGGAAGCCCTGCTGCAATACATTGGTAAAAACATCAAGTATCCGGCCATGGCACTGCGTAACCAGATTGAAGGCAAGGTATTCGTTCAGTTCACTGTAAACCCCGAGGGGCAGGTGCAGGATGTGAAAGTAACCAAGCCGCTGGGTGGCGGTACCGATGAAGAAGCCGTACGCGTTATTAAAACGCTGCCGCGCTTCTCGCCTGGTAAGCAGAACGGCCGCGCAGTAAGCGTGTCCTACACCGTACCGGTAACCTTCGCTATTCGCTAG
- a CDS encoding ExbD/TolR family protein translates to MAEIQQQADSGKGGKKRAKKMSTKIDMTPMVDLAFLLLTFFMLTTTFNKPNVMQITMPVKPKPGDPPVELKASDALTVLLGENNKIYYYDGLLSDKDKPELKLSSYDANGIRKVLLDHQRQNPKTVVLIKPDDKSNYKNMVDILDEMNITDQKKYALVDISKADTELIKSSGL, encoded by the coding sequence ATGGCAGAAATACAACAACAAGCCGACTCCGGCAAAGGCGGGAAGAAGCGGGCCAAGAAAATGTCGACCAAAATCGACATGACCCCGATGGTGGACCTAGCCTTCCTGCTCCTGACGTTCTTCATGCTGACCACCACGTTCAACAAGCCGAACGTGATGCAGATTACCATGCCGGTGAAACCGAAGCCTGGTGATCCACCAGTGGAATTGAAGGCGTCGGACGCTCTTACCGTTCTTCTAGGAGAAAACAATAAGATCTACTACTACGACGGCTTGCTCTCTGATAAGGACAAGCCGGAGTTGAAACTTTCCAGCTACGATGCCAACGGCATCCGGAAAGTTCTGCTGGACCATCAGCGCCAGAACCCGAAAACGGTGGTGCTGATTAAGCCAGACGACAAGTCCAACTACAAAAACATGGTGGACATCCTGGATGAGATGAACATCACCGACCAGAAAAAATATGCGTTGGTGGACATCTCGAAGGCCGATACCGAACTCATTAAATCTTCCGGGCTATGA
- a CDS encoding ExbD/TolR family protein codes for MPKVKPHRTSPSLDMTPMVDLAFLLVTFFMLTTKFSPEEVVVVDTPSSTSELKLPESNVIRILIDKDKRVFFGLESDKAKPLLLDRMGAKYGVTFSEKQKRAFGGLNSFGVPVQQLGSLLSMSSEQRKEVKQPGVPADSLNNQLIDWVMEARKANQEAIGKPTFIAIKGDGNADVPTVKKVIKFLQEKNINRFNLITDLENKPTVSK; via the coding sequence ATGCCTAAAGTAAAGCCCCATAGAACGTCCCCTTCGCTGGATATGACCCCGATGGTGGACCTGGCATTCCTGCTGGTGACGTTCTTCATGCTCACGACTAAGTTTTCGCCCGAGGAAGTGGTAGTAGTGGATACGCCCTCTTCTACCTCGGAACTGAAACTGCCCGAGAGCAACGTAATTCGCATCCTGATTGACAAGGATAAGCGCGTGTTTTTTGGCTTGGAAAGCGACAAGGCCAAGCCTTTGCTGCTTGACCGGATGGGCGCCAAGTATGGCGTAACCTTCTCCGAAAAGCAGAAGCGCGCTTTTGGCGGCCTCAACAGCTTTGGGGTGCCCGTTCAGCAGCTGGGCTCTTTGCTCAGCATGAGCTCGGAGCAGCGCAAAGAAGTTAAGCAGCCCGGTGTTCCGGCCGACTCACTGAATAATCAGCTGATCGACTGGGTAATGGAAGCGCGTAAAGCCAACCAGGAAGCCATTGGTAAGCCCACCTTCATTGCCATTAAAGGCGACGGCAATGCCGATGTACCAACCGTGAAGAAGGTCATCAAGTTTCTGCAGGAGAAGAACATCAACCGTTTCAACCTCATCACGGACTTGGAAAACAAGCCCACAGTGAGCAAATAA
- a CDS encoding MotA/TolQ/ExbB proton channel family protein translates to MEQKNAMNKNVRPAAPAAPKSEAKGGSAFAAIVIPLAFVVSIVIFIFVLGNGSNFQGGDNANAALPGNYLGTVYKGGVIVPVLMSLFLLVITFSIERFLTISKAKGTKSIESFVRTIRQKLNSNDISGAIAACDQQKGSVAAVVKSGLLKYQEMARERGMDKDQKILAIQKEIEESTTLELPMLEKNLVILSTIASVSTLVGLLGTVFGMIKAFSALAQAGNPDAVALAEGISEALINTAIGIAGSAIAIIAYNFFTSKIDELTYSIDEAGFSIIQTFAAQHGEKETYTA, encoded by the coding sequence ATGGAACAAAAGAATGCCATGAACAAGAACGTGCGGCCTGCCGCTCCCGCTGCGCCTAAGAGCGAAGCCAAAGGCGGTTCCGCGTTTGCCGCCATCGTGATTCCACTGGCTTTTGTTGTGAGCATCGTTATCTTCATTTTTGTATTGGGTAACGGCTCTAACTTCCAAGGTGGCGATAACGCAAATGCTGCGCTGCCAGGTAACTACTTGGGTACTGTTTACAAAGGCGGTGTCATTGTACCGGTCCTGATGTCGCTTTTCCTGTTGGTAATCACCTTCTCGATTGAGCGCTTCCTCACCATCAGCAAAGCCAAAGGCACCAAGAGCATTGAGAGCTTTGTGCGCACTATCCGCCAGAAGCTGAACAGCAATGACATTTCGGGTGCTATTGCCGCCTGCGACCAGCAGAAAGGCTCCGTAGCCGCCGTAGTAAAGTCGGGTCTGCTGAAGTACCAGGAAATGGCCCGCGAGCGGGGCATGGACAAAGACCAGAAGATCCTGGCTATCCAGAAAGAAATCGAGGAATCGACTACGCTGGAGCTGCCTATGCTGGAAAAGAACCTCGTTATCCTGTCCACCATTGCTTCGGTGTCTACCCTGGTAGGTCTGCTGGGTACGGTATTCGGTATGATCAAGGCCTTCTCGGCTCTGGCCCAGGCTGGTAACCCAGACGCAGTAGCCCTGGCAGAAGGTATTTCGGAAGCACTGATCAACACGGCTATCGGTATTGCCGGTTCGGCCATTGCTATCATTGCCTACAACTTCTTCACCAGCAAAATTGACGAGCTGACCTACAGCATCGACGAGGCTGGGTTCAGCATCATTCAGACCTTCGCTGCTCAGCACGGCGAAAAGGAAACTTACACGGCTTAG
- the mazG gene encoding nucleoside triphosphate pyrophosphohydrolase, translated as MNNTSSADRRPEQLAAFGRLLDVLDRLRAECPWDRKQTMQSLRHLTIEETYELSDAILRDDLSDVRKELGDVMLHLVFYAKIAAEKGAFDIADVLNAQCEKLIFRHPHIYGDVTVSSEEDVKRNWEQLKLKEKGNSSVLGGVPVSLPALVKAMRIQEKARGAGFDWERKEQVWEKVQEELQEFREEFAEAEHSPEHQQRAQAEFGDLLFSLINFARFAGINPEEALEHTNRKFIRRFQYLETEAARDGHQLADLTLAQMDVYWNQAKVLPVDDPNPKSGK; from the coding sequence ATGAACAATACTTCATCTGCTGACCGCCGGCCCGAGCAGCTGGCCGCTTTTGGGCGCTTGCTGGACGTGCTCGACCGGCTCCGGGCCGAGTGCCCCTGGGACCGAAAACAAACGATGCAGAGCCTGCGGCATCTGACTATCGAAGAAACCTACGAACTCTCCGATGCTATCCTGCGGGATGATCTTTCCGATGTGCGCAAGGAGCTGGGCGACGTGATGCTGCACTTGGTTTTCTACGCCAAAATAGCGGCGGAGAAAGGCGCTTTTGATATTGCGGATGTGCTGAACGCCCAGTGCGAGAAACTTATTTTCCGGCACCCCCACATTTACGGCGACGTGACCGTGAGCAGCGAGGAAGATGTAAAGCGCAACTGGGAGCAGCTGAAACTCAAGGAGAAAGGAAACTCTTCCGTACTAGGCGGTGTACCGGTATCGTTGCCGGCGCTGGTGAAGGCCATGCGCATTCAGGAAAAAGCCCGGGGCGCCGGGTTCGACTGGGAGCGAAAGGAGCAGGTGTGGGAGAAAGTACAGGAAGAGCTACAGGAATTTCGCGAGGAGTTTGCCGAGGCCGAGCACAGCCCCGAGCATCAGCAGCGCGCCCAGGCCGAGTTCGGCGACCTGCTCTTTTCCTTAATCAACTTCGCCCGTTTTGCCGGCATTAACCCGGAAGAGGCCCTGGAACACACCAACCGCAAGTTTATCCGGCGGTTTCAATATCTGGAAACCGAGGCCGCCCGCGACGGCCACCAACTGGCCGACCTGACGCTGGCGCAGATGGATGTGTATTGGAACCAAGCCAAGGTCCTGCCCGTAGACGACCCAAACCCAAAATCCGGGAAATAG